The Burkholderia glumae LMG 2196 = ATCC 33617 sequence TCTGGCCGAACGGTGGCGACACGATCACGATCAGCACCGAGCAGTTGCACTGGCTGCTCGACGGCATCGACCTGGCCGTGATCCAGAAGCATCCCCAGCGATATTACGCGCGGATGAGCTGAACACCACGCAGGTGGCGTGGTCTAATTGGCCATGCCGAACAGCCCCGTCATGCCGAGTGTTGAGCAATACCAGGCACTGCTCGCCGAACGCGATGCGCTGCGCGGTGAGCTTCGGCTCGTGACGGCTCAGCGCGATCTGGCCGAAGAGAAACTGCGGGCCTACAAGCACGAACTGTTCGGCGCCTCGAGCGAGGCGCGCCATGCCGACCAGCTCGGCCTGTTCAACGAAGCCGAGGCGCTGGCGACGACTGCCGACGCGCCCGCGCGCGAGGATATGCCCGGTACATCGGTCGCGGCCCACACGCGAGGCAAGCGCGGGCGCAAACCACTCGATCCGAATCTGCCGCGCGAGGTCGTGCGGCACGAGCTGCCCGAGTCCGAACGGTTCTGCGCCCATGACGGCCAGGCCCTCGTCGAGATCGGCGTGGAAACGAGCGAACAGCTCGACGTGATTCCCGAGCAAGTGCGCGTCGTTCAGCACCAGCGGGTCAAGTACGCGTGCCCATGCTGCGATCTCGGCATCAAGGTCACGCTGGCGCCGACGCGCATCATTCCGCGCGGGCTGCTCACGGAATCCGCGCTGGCGTGGATCATCACCGGCAAGTATCAGTACGGCATGCCGCTGTATCGTCAGGCCACACTGCTGCGTCGCTTCGGCGGTGACATCTCGTCGAATACGCTGGCCGCCAGCGTGGTGCGGGTAGGTCTGGCCACGCAGCCGGTGATCAACCTGATGCGCGACGCGCTGCTCGAATCGAACTTGATCTACGGCGACGAAACCACGTTCCAGGTGCTGAAGGAACCAGGACGAAGGCCGCAGACGAAGAGTTACCTGTGGGCGCAGGTCAACGGCTCGGGGCCGTCCGTGCGGATGTTCTCCTACTCGCCCGGGCGCGGTGCTCAACATGCGCAGAAGCTGTATGCCGGTGTACAGCCCGGCACTGCGCTGATGACGGATGGCTACGAGCTCTATAACGGCATCGCCCACGATCACCAGCTCGTGCATCTCGGATGCTGGGCACACGTGCGCCGCGGCTTCATCAAGGCCGAGGAGTCGGTGCCGAAGGCGGCACGCTCACCGGATCTGCTGGCCACACGCTTCGTGGCACTGATCGGCAAGCTGTTCGCGGCCGAGGCGCGCAGCGCGAAGTGGGAGTCTGAACGTCGGCGACGGCTGCGCGCCCGGTACAGCGCCCGCGTGCTCGTCATCATCGAGCGCATGCTAATCGAGCATCTGCCGGGCGTCGTGCCGTCGAGTTTGCTCGGCAAGGCATTGCAGTACATGAACGGACAGTGGCCCAAGCTGGTCCGCTACGTCGAGAACGGCAACTGGCCGATCTCGAACAACCTGTGCGAGAACGCGATAAGGCCGTTCGTCGTCGGCCGCAAGGGCTGGCTGTTCTCTGATACGGTCGCCGGTGCGCAGGCCAGTGCCAACCTGTACTCCCTCGTCGAGACGTGCAAGGCGAACGGCATCGAGCCGTATCGCTATCTGGTCTGGCTGTTCACCAGGTTGCCGCTCGCTGCAACCGCCGACGACTACGCCGATCTCATGCCTTGGAGAATGTCTGCTGGCCTCAACCGCTGAGGGGCGTCGTTAAAAGACCGCGTACCGCAATCTTGTATGCGGAGCCAAACCCTCCAACAGAAGTGACTATGAAAACTGATGTCATACCAGTAGACCAATAGCCGAAGGCGCCCACAGTGAGCAGCGTCACGGCCATAATACTGGTAGGAACAATCGTCCGGGCTAGATCGGCTACGAGCGCACAGTAGACGTCCTCGGTTTCTAAATTGATTCTCGGCGCCATAGTCGAATGGAGAGACGAGGGTATTGTCAGGTTGTTACGCGAAGGCTTGTATAGTAGGGCATGAAGAAATCGACCGATGCAGTCCGACCGTGCGTTGATCCGCCGATCTCATTAATAGGCTACCGCTTTCCATCTGACGTGATGCCGCAGTTGTTGCTGCCGTACCAACGCAGACGGTAACGGCAGCAGGTGCGTCTTAGTCAAAGGGGCGGCGTCGTTTCATC is a genomic window containing:
- the tnpC gene encoding IS66 family transposase, whose product is MPNSPVMPSVEQYQALLAERDALRGELRLVTAQRDLAEEKLRAYKHELFGASSEARHADQLGLFNEAEALATTADAPAREDMPGTSVAAHTRGKRGRKPLDPNLPREVVRHELPESERFCAHDGQALVEIGVETSEQLDVIPEQVRVVQHQRVKYACPCCDLGIKVTLAPTRIIPRGLLTESALAWIITGKYQYGMPLYRQATLLRRFGGDISSNTLAASVVRVGLATQPVINLMRDALLESNLIYGDETTFQVLKEPGRRPQTKSYLWAQVNGSGPSVRMFSYSPGRGAQHAQKLYAGVQPGTALMTDGYELYNGIAHDHQLVHLGCWAHVRRGFIKAEESVPKAARSPDLLATRFVALIGKLFAAEARSAKWESERRRRLRARYSARVLVIIERMLIEHLPGVVPSSLLGKALQYMNGQWPKLVRYVENGNWPISNNLCENAIRPFVVGRKGWLFSDTVAGAQASANLYSLVETCKANGIEPYRYLVWLFTRLPLAATADDYADLMPWRMSAGLNR